The Paenibacillus pabuli DNA segment CGGTCGGCGGTTCAAAGAATTCCAGCAGCTGTGCACGGAGATAAACAAACTTGGCGAACGTCTTCAAGGATCAACATTAGATAATCAAGTCGCCATCCTGCATTCGCATGAGCAATTATATGCCCTGCATATTCAACCTCAGGCAGAGGGATTGAACTACTACGAAAACATAAAAGTATGGCACCGTGCCTTGACCAAATTGGGAATCAGTACGGATGTCATCCACTCTTCCGCGCCACTGGATGGCTACAAGATCATTATTGCTCCTCATCTGTACCTCTTGGATGAGGAAACTGCAGAGCGACTTCAGGCTTTTGCAGCAGCAGGAGGAACCCTGATCCTAACACATCGTTCGGGCGTTAAGGATGACCATAATGTATGCGTGATGGCCCCGCTTCCGGGTTTGTTGTCCGCTTGTTCCGGTGTGAGAGTGACCGAATATGACCCGGTAGGCGGCGACACTATTACGATTCGAGATGATCAGGGCAATCGTTACGTCGCATCCCAATGGGCAGATGTGCTTGAACTGGACTCGGCACAACCAGTCGCTGTATATGCGGATCAATTCTACGCAGAAAGTGCGGCGGTTACGCGGAACCAATGGGGCAAGGGTGAAGTCTATTACCTAGCCACCCAGCCGGAAGAGGCGTATTTGCGCAGGCTGCTGCGAACGATTGGAGACAATCGCGAGCTTGCGGGAATTGAGGCTCTACCTGACGGGGTACAGATAACCACCCGGACCGGACCGAATGGATCGTTTCGTTTTATACTGAACTTGAGCCCCGAACCTGTTTCTATTCAGTTGAAGACTACCTATACGAGTGCACTGGATGGCACAAGTAAAGGCCCTCATCTGGAACTCGGTGCCTACGATATTGAAATTGTAGAGATTACGGAGTAAGCATCCCGTTCCTCGAATCATGTGTTCTTACAAGAAAAGGCCCGAGGTGCAAGTGAAATGCACCCGGGCCTTAACATCTAAGTGGAAACCATGCGTAAGACTTGTTCGAATTACCCTCGTTGTCCTCTGTGTTAAGCTCAATGATCCAGTTAGCCAGATCCTGTGTCTGCTTGAGCAACGCGATCGGATCACGGAACCATGACTCTTCCTCCGTCCATATGTATACCTTATTGTTCTTGATCGCAGGCAATGAACCCCATACCGGGTCTGCCCGAAGCTCTTCCAACTGTGCGCGGCTGGTCAAAACCATATAATCTCCGGCGTATTTGGAGAGCAATTCGATGGAAAATTCATGATATGCCCCTTGCATCAACTCAGAAGGAACTGTCTTAGGTGCTTGTAACCCAAGCAGTTCGTATAAGTTACGCCCCCCTCGTCCCGACTGGTTTCCAAAAATAAAGACCTATCGATCATATTCCTGCATGACAGAGAATATGGCTTCAGCTTTAAACAGTCTATCTTTCAACCGAAACTTCCTATAATTATTGGTCAGTATTTACATCCAATCAATTCCTTCAAATTATTTCTTTTAATATGTCCTCCAAGACATCAGTACAATCTGAAAATGATCTCAAGTTAATATCACGTATATTCTTATAAAGAATAACTGTAACTTCGTGAGCTTGTTCTTTTATCCAGATCTTTTCGCTGTGTAATAAGGTTCTTATTAAAAGAATTAAAACTATACTAGCAAAAACAATAGCCTGTATTTCGTTGATTTTCATACAAGTGAGACGAGACAGAGACAGAACCATATTTTACAACATGCTATATGTACTATGGTAGCTATTAAAAGTCTATCTGTAAATTATTTGAAGTGATGGGCAAGATGGGTGACAGAGAACTTTTCCCTATACACATATGTTATTGAGGTCCCACCTTGGAACCACAATGGCCATAGTCGAAGCTGTATACATCACCCGCAAAAGGAAGCAGACCCTCTGGCAGCACATACTCTTCAGCGGTTTCTAAGCTTTCAAGTATCGAACTCCTCTCCAATAACTTTCAATTTCATTTAAAATATAATGTGCCTCATCTTCATCAGAGAAACCATCGATACGTTGGCGCCCTCCATTATAGCAGAATTGAAATTAACTTGAGTTACACGCAGTCCTGTTGATTAAAGTTGATATGGATAAGAAATAAAGCATTATACAAATAAAATTAACAAAAAAGGTCCTATCGCTCAATCCAATTTGCGATAGGATCTTTTTTTAGTTTTTCATTTTATACTTAATACTCTGATAAGTATTAACCTGTCTCTTCAAGAGCTGAGAGCAATATATAGCCCCCTACATTAGCACTGTTCCAAACGTAGACCCATTCCTGTCCGTTAACAATAAATACTTCACCACCATGCTGACCAAACAATTGGTAGCCCGGATATACAGTGAGCACATGTGCTCCCGTTGGAGATGGGGTTGCTCTAATATTTGCTATAGTTTTAACAGTCCATGTATAAGCCTTAATGGAAATTTCGTCATTTCCTGGTGCGGCTGTGATATTTGAATTAATAGGAGTATTAGGTCTAATTCTATCCGTCGGATTATCCGATGCAAAAGCTCCAGTTACCGGAAGTGCCATTGCAGCCACCAAAGAAACAGCAATTAATTTTTTTAACATTTTAAAGAGTCTCCTTTTGGGTTGGATTTTTAAATATGTAATAGAATTCTCCTTTCTATTTACTATTCATCTTATATATGTAAATAAGAGGAACATACATAATATACCATATAAACATATGATATGGAAATTTTTTCTTGTAACTTTTTCCCAATAAAAAAAGACATCTGTCTCCTAAATTAAGGATTAGTGCTCTTTGTGATTATTTTAGGTGCGATCCTGTTCTAGAAACTTGCGGACTTTCTCCCTTCCCTCCCTATCCGCATAGACATAATAAAGCGGGTCGTAAATTTCCAAACTCCTACTTTATATATTGCAGACAATAAACTGACAGGTCTATCGATGACTGAATTGATCTGAAGTTTACCATCGACAACTTGATTCAGATTACAACCCTTTTTGGCAGCGGAGGCGTGATCCTACCAACGTAGGCAGCGCGTCTGACTGCTTATAATCATCTTTTAACACCGTGTAAAGGCAACAAAAGCGCCGTCCCTTTTAAATGGATCAGCGCTGTCGTATCAAATATGTCATTTTCATATTCAGTGTAAACACACCGTGAAGAACTCATTCACTAGTACCCATTCAGGATAGTGACGAGTCACGGAAGGAGTAAGTACGATATGTATTTTTCCCTTCTGCTTTGGCAAGATAAAGTGCTGCATCCGCTTTTTGGAGCAGTTCTTTTACTGTATCCTTTTCCTCATAAAAGGCAATGCCAATACTGGAAGTCGTGTAGAGCTCCTCCCCACCTAATACCCAAGGAAGCTGTAACGCTTCTAAGATATTTCCAGCCATAAGGCTTACTTCTGAGGAAGACTTGATCTCTGGAAGTACAAAGACAAATTCGTCACCCCCCATTCTGGCTAAAACATCGTGTTCTTGAAGACAAGATCCTGCCCTTTTCACAAATTGACGAAGTAATTCATCACCTGCATCATGCCCTAATGTATCATTGATCTGTTTAAAATTGTCCAGATCCGCAAACATGACAGCTAGTTGACCAACGTTTGTCCTTCCTTTACTTAAAGCATCATTCAATATTTTATTGAGATATCTCCGGTTTGGGGCACCGGTAAGTGCATCATGATAACTTAATTGTTCCAGTTGAACTTGGTGCTTTTTCCGCTCCGTAGTTTCCCTTCCGACGAGCATCATGTTTTTAAAATCACCGTTCTCGTCGAACATGGGTGTTCCTTTCATCTCGAGCCATACGGGATAGCCTTGTTCATGCTGCCGCTCTATTTCATAGGTAAAGGGCTTTCGTAAAAGCAACATGCTCATAAATACTGTACGAAACTTGTCGTCCACATCTCCATTGGGTTGGTAGAATACCCATTTACCCATATATTCTTTTGGATCGAAACCAAGCACCATTTTATGAGAAGGAGAGGCATAGTCCACAATACCATCCAGATTGATCAACTGGATTAAGTCTAGTGAGTTATCGGCTAACAATCGATAGCGCTCTTCACTTTCTTTCAAAGCCTTAAGCAACTGCCTGTACTCCGTAATGTTCTTAGCCACTCCAAAAATACCATTGACCTTCCCTTCAAAAAACAAAGGAACTTGCTTAATTTGCAAGTAAACAATATCTCCATTTTTATGGTGTGCTTCGGCAACATATTGACAGGATGCTCCTTTTAAAACCTCAGCAAAATACTGGCTGATCAACTCAAGCTGATGCTCACAAAATAGATCTTTGTAGGATGAACCCATGATTTCTTTCTTTTGAAATCCTAAACACTCCGTAACCCCTTCATTTACTTCTTCGATCGTTCCTTCATTGGATACAATAAAGGTGGCATCTGGATTGTGATTAATGATCGATCTAAATGCCTCAATGGACTGCTCGCTCAAAAATTCTTTCATACTTCCCGATCAATCCTCCGCTAGCATCGCTGAATTAGTAGAATAACTATACGATATTTTAGCAAATTTTGTCTTCGTATGATATTACTAAAATTAACCAGTACCAGTAGGATTAGTAGTTAACATTTACTTGATGAACACATTGTACAGCTGCCCTTGCCTAATTTTTCACATACGTCTATAGTCTATATCCTTTAAAAGATCAGACCTTACTAGTCACCCTTACACTTTTATTGAATCAAATTCGACTTATTTCCTCTTTATAATGATCAGATAGAATTATCATTTACCTTTTCAATTATAATTCGGTAGAATAGGTTCTTCTGAGCCTCCAATCTCTCGAGAACCAGGAATAGTTGCCTGTACTAAAATCCTCTTGAGCCAAATAAATCAAAGCTTCTTTTCGGGTCAGTATTTACATACTGAGGTTGGCCTAAATGGATTTCTCCAAACTTGTGATGTTTATAATATCACCATCCACATTTTTAGGTAACTAAAGACTTCAAGGATAGAACACCCCTGAGGTCTTATAGTCGGTTACTTTTTATCTTTAATTACTTTCATGTACTCCGTGTAAGCTTCCTGAATTTTTTGCCTACAGATACTTTCCCATAACTCCTCGACCTTTTCCTGAGCCTTTCATGTCTAATGCTCATTTTCCTTTCCTCTTACCTGTAAGCGGATGAGCGTTTAATCCTCTCCAATCCCCTCTTGATAAACTCAGTATAGCAGCATCGTAACCCTTTCTAGCTTCAGGTGACAATTTCTTTTCTGTCCTTGCCGCCGATTTTGAGATTGTGACATTACACTGCGTATTATGCACCCAAATACCAAGATCAGTAACGTAATATGTGTGATGTTCCGCAACAGTAAAATTATAAACAGTAACCCCGTATTGGCCTTGATATTAAAAAAAGAAATCATACCTGTTATTCCAAGGTATCATCTCTTTTTTAATATATAAATTTCATAATGAGTCCTTCTAAATATCATTAAAGAAAAATATATAACAAACGCAACTACGCCCAAATTGCTAACCCTTTATTACTTATCTTCCCTAGTAACATTCTCCTTATTTTATAATTATACCAGTTCACTATCCTATTAAAAATTGTAATCTCCCCCCGAAAACTTCGCTTAACAATCTATTCAAATTTGTATTTCTTAGTAGTTTAGTCATTCACCTGACTGAAAGAATAAGATCATTAAGCAAAAACAGTTTCCATAATATAAGATTATATGGTATATTATGTATGTATATTATTTGGAATATATAAGGATATAAGTAAATTACTAGATTAAAATGTATTATATCCCTCAAATACGTCCTATTATATCCTATAAGATAACTACAATCATTGAAAAAGGAGAGTTGTGATGATGTTGAAAAAATTTATTGCTGTATCCCTAGTGTCCGCGACAGCGCTGCTCCCTGCAACAGGTGCATTTGCATCGGAAGGAATTACTGATCGAATAGCTCCTTCCACCCCGGATGTCCAAATCACTGCACAACCCGGATCTGACACTGTTACAATTATGTCGACCACTTGGCAGGTAAATGCAGCTTCCAACTTCAGGAAGACACCTTCCCCTACTGGTGAGTATATCGGCTCTCTCTATGCTGGTGACTTGGTGAATGGTAATGAAACACGTGTTGTAAACGGTGTCACTTGGGTCAATGTATATAGCTACAAATTTTCACAATGGGGATGGATCCAAGCGTCTTACCTGGTTGAATACGGTTGATTCTTTCAAGCTCTAAATCGTTCTAATTGTTTATTTAAACAAACCTTAATAAGGATTACAGCACCCCAAACCCTTTAGCTGAAGGGTTTGGGGTGTGTAGTTTTGCCCCTCCATTAACAACGTGTTTTTACAAAAAGTCCACTCTCCTGTAAGGCTTTCATCCCTTATACATTTGCAACAATCTCATCAATGCATTTCATCAAGATGTACTCCACCAAAAAACCATAATTGAATAAAATTGTATGAAACCCATTTTCCTCCGCAACTTTTATGGATGATTTAGCGTTTTATTAGTGAATAGGATGATATAGTAAATTCTGGTTACCCGTAGATGGTCTCGAGTTAATAGTACAGTTTATCCAAAAAGATTTTGTTACATATATTTCAATTTCTTATACGGATTCACAGGATAAATATGTATAATTGTAGAATGGTGTCATAAGTGCGTAGTTGTCATTTCAGCTTTTGAACTAACTTGCGGGTTAATGGAGGTGATTTTGTTGTCCCCGCTAACTTGATACCTCTAAATCTCATAACAACATCAGTTCACACTCCTATTGAATTGATCAATTTAATTATTAGGTTATTTTTCCCTGTGATTCCTTCTCATAGATGTAATTTGAATTGTAACCATGTCATTCAGCTAGAAGTTTAGTATTACGCAAATAAAAACCGAGGTGTAAAATGAAGAAATCTATACTTATGTTATTGTTTAGTGCACTGCTACTCTTTCTGATTCCCATGCATACTCACGCTGCTTCAAATCAGACCAAAATTATCTTAGATGGTCAGGAACTAAGTTTACCGGATGATGTTGAAGTTGTTAATGTACGAAACAACATCATGATTCCAATTCGAGTAGTGGCAGAAAATTTAAAATTCAATGTGAAATGGGATCAAGAAACACAAAATGTCAATATCCAACAAGGTTCTAATGCCCTTCAACTGACCGTTGGAAAAGAGCAGGCTAAAGTCCAGAACAATACCGTGAAGCTTAACATTGCTCCACAGATGATCAAGAATACGGTTGTCGTTCCCATTCGTTTTGTTAGTGAAGAGATGGGTCTGAGAGTTGGCTGGAGTAACAAAGACAAGATTGTTACTCTAACTAGTAGTACATCACTCCCATCTACGCCCGCTAATGGCAGTGATGAAATTACCAACCTGGTTCATGATATAAACTATGCCAATAATCAACTTGTCGTTTCATTAGACCATGAGGTTACTCCAATCATAACAACACTAAAAAATCCTGAACGAATTATCTTGGATTTCCCTTCTACCAACTTCGGTAATATGGGACAAGTACCCTCTGGAGGAGCCATCGGAAAGTTGGATACGAGCGACTTTCCAAATGTTACTGAGGTACGCTATTCTCTTTTCAAAAATGATCCTGCTCAAGTTCGTATCGTGATTGAATTAAACAATGTAAATTCGGTTAATTATACTCCACAAACCATCGCCGGCAAATTCATTCTTGATTTGAGTATGGTAAACGATCCTGCACCTCCGACTCCTGTCAACAGTGGCAAAAAAATAGTCGTTATTGATCCAGGGCATGGAGGAAGTGATCCAGGTACAATAAGCTTCACCAAAAAACCTGAGAAGCATTTTGCCCTTGCTTTAGGCCTTAAAGTACAGGCACTTTTAGAAAAGGAACCTGATATAGAATTAATTATGACTCGTGAGACGGATATCTACCCTACACGATCGGAACGTGTGAAGCTTGCAAACGATCTTAAGGCAGATGTGTTTGTATCTATACACGGTAACAGCGTCACCTCTGCTCCTCAAGTATCAGGAACTGAAACGTTTTATTACCAACGTGAAAGTAGTAAAGAACTAGCAAACATCATTCACAAGAAATTGATCAAAGCCTTGGGATTTAAAGACCGTGGCGTAAAGAACGGAAACTACCAGGTTATCCGAGAAACAACAATGTCTGCGGTTCTCTTAGAAATCGGATTTTTAAGTAACAAGCTTGAGGAAGAGGCCATGATGTCTGAAACCAATCAAAACAAAGCTGCACAAGCCATTGTGGATGGTATCAAAGAGTATCTGAAGTTATAGAATGACGAATAATTCAAGAGGATGTGCTTCTATGAAAAAAGGAATCTATCTAGCTATTGCTATTTGTTCCATAAGCTTACTAGCGATAGGTTGTGGTAGCAAACCTACTTCTTCTGGTCCAGTGCAGGGTTCTGCTCCTGAAAATACTGCACCAGTGACAACAACTAGTCAGAAAGAGGAGAACGAAGAAACTCAAGAAATTGGTGTTTTTTATGCCGACGATCAACTATTACAACTTGAACAACGTAAGATAGAGATTGCATTCGAAGAGGACTCCGAAAAATATAGTAAGACGTACGAAGCCCTTCAAAGTAGCGATCAAACCGAACTGATTCCTTTATGGAAAAATATTGATTTACTATCAGCTGAATTTGATCAAGGAGAATTGACATTAGATGTGCATATTCCGGATGAAGCAAGGTTAGGATCTGGAGGCGAACTTTTAGCTATCGATGCTTTGAAAGAAACATTCTTTCAGTTTGATGAAGTTACAAGTATCGATCTGCTTGTTGACGGAAATGCAACTGAGAGTTTAATGGGCCATGTGGAATTAGAAAATCCACTAACCCGTAAATAACATTCCACCCTATGAAAAAACAGCCGAATCTCTAAATAGAATCGGCTGTTTTTATTTAAGGATCAAATGTAGTGGGCATAGGCACTCAAAGTACGAAGCTAGCTGAGGATGGCCACTACGGATACCATGAGTATTAAAAAGGTGACCCTGTAGAATGCAGGAAACACCTATTTTTAGTTTTATGATGTAATAACTTTAACATTATTAACATATGCTTTGAAGTTTTTATATGCATTTTCAATATCAACTACACGAATATCCTGGTTATCTGCGTCGCTTATGTCTGGGATTGGCAATGGTCCATATTCTTCAATCTCAGTCGAAATCGGTTCAATACTCGAAAAATACTCAAAAGAAACGATGCGAGCCTGAGTAA contains these protein-coding regions:
- a CDS encoding ABC transporter substrate-binding protein; this translates as MFGNQSGRGGRNLYELLGLQAPKTVPSELMQGAYHEFSIELLSKYAGDYMVLTSRAQLEELRADPVWGSLPAIKNNKVYIWTEEESWFRDPIALLKQTQDLANWIIELNTEDNEGNSNKSYAWFPLRC
- a CDS encoding sensor domain-containing protein gives rise to the protein MKEFLSEQSIEAFRSIINHNPDATFIVSNEGTIEEVNEGVTECLGFQKKEIMGSSYKDLFCEHQLELISQYFAEVLKGASCQYVAEAHHKNGDIVYLQIKQVPLFFEGKVNGIFGVAKNITEYRQLLKALKESEERYRLLADNSLDLIQLINLDGIVDYASPSHKMVLGFDPKEYMGKWVFYQPNGDVDDKFRTVFMSMLLLRKPFTYEIERQHEQGYPVWLEMKGTPMFDENGDFKNMMLVGRETTERKKHQVQLEQLSYHDALTGAPNRRYLNKILNDALSKGRTNVGQLAVMFADLDNFKQINDTLGHDAGDELLRQFVKRAGSCLQEHDVLARMGGDEFVFVLPEIKSSSEVSLMAGNILEALQLPWVLGGEELYTTSSIGIAFYEEKDTVKELLQKADAALYLAKAEGKNTYRTYSFRDSSLS
- a CDS encoding N-acetylmuramoyl-L-alanine amidase family protein yields the protein MKKSILMLLFSALLLFLIPMHTHAASNQTKIILDGQELSLPDDVEVVNVRNNIMIPIRVVAENLKFNVKWDQETQNVNIQQGSNALQLTVGKEQAKVQNNTVKLNIAPQMIKNTVVVPIRFVSEEMGLRVGWSNKDKIVTLTSSTSLPSTPANGSDEITNLVHDINYANNQLVVSLDHEVTPIITTLKNPERIILDFPSTNFGNMGQVPSGGAIGKLDTSDFPNVTEVRYSLFKNDPAQVRIVIELNNVNSVNYTPQTIAGKFILDLSMVNDPAPPTPVNSGKKIVVIDPGHGGSDPGTISFTKKPEKHFALALGLKVQALLEKEPDIELIMTRETDIYPTRSERVKLANDLKADVFVSIHGNSVTSAPQVSGTETFYYQRESSKELANIIHKKLIKALGFKDRGVKNGNYQVIRETTMSAVLLEIGFLSNKLEEEAMMSETNQNKAAQAIVDGIKEYLKL
- a CDS encoding GerMN domain-containing protein encodes the protein MKKGIYLAIAICSISLLAIGCGSKPTSSGPVQGSAPENTAPVTTTSQKEENEETQEIGVFYADDQLLQLEQRKIEIAFEEDSEKYSKTYEALQSSDQTELIPLWKNIDLLSAEFDQGELTLDVHIPDEARLGSGGELLAIDALKETFFQFDEVTSIDLLVDGNATESLMGHVELENPLTRK